In Maridesulfovibrio bastinii DSM 16055, the genomic window ATAGTCTTTGCTCCAAAATATCGTCGCCAAGTTTTCTACTATGAAACTAAAAGAGCAATAGGTGAAATTTTACGAAAGCTCTGTGAGTGGAAAGGCGTTGAGATAGTTGAGGCAGAATGTTGC contains:
- the tnpA gene encoding IS200/IS605 family transposase, whose protein sequence is MRDTESLAHTKWNCKYHIVFAPKYRRQVFYYETKRAIGEILRKLCEWKGVEIVEAECC